A DNA window from Thermosynechococcaceae cyanobacterium Okahandja contains the following coding sequences:
- a CDS encoding TM2 domain-containing protein, whose product MQPRFLKVGVAYLLWCLSLFGLCGIQRFYVGQPLMGLLYLVTFGFCGIGQFLDLFLIPGMVDHRNTYLRGRYLVSQEWPEEPTSPMLRLLQAAKDHGGVLSAAQAALYTHLDAQTIEELLFEAQRLGYAMVFNDPETGAVRYRFDV is encoded by the coding sequence ATGCAACCCCGCTTTTTGAAGGTGGGGGTAGCCTACCTCCTGTGGTGCCTGAGTTTGTTTGGCCTCTGTGGTATCCAGCGGTTTTACGTCGGCCAGCCCTTGATGGGGCTGTTGTACCTCGTAACCTTTGGATTTTGTGGTATTGGCCAGTTTTTAGACCTATTCCTCATTCCGGGGATGGTGGATCACCGTAACACTTACCTACGGGGACGTTACCTCGTTTCGCAAGAATGGCCTGAGGAACCCACAAGCCCAATGCTACGGCTGTTGCAGGCGGCCAAAGACCATGGGGGGGTACTCTCGGCAGCCCAAGCGGCTCTCTACACTCATTTGGATGCCCAAACGATTGAGGAGCTATTGTTTGAGGCACAACGGTTGGGCTATGCCATGGTCTTTAATGATCCAGAGACGGGTGCGGTGCGCTACCGTTTTGATGTGTGA
- a CDS encoding lipoate--protein ligase family protein, giving the protein MSVAGERHWRYIPAIATTGALQMAIDTWLWHHSDRPCLRFYTWQPAAISLGYHQRDLPDHWRSLVWRGQPLSLVRRPTGGRAVLHQGDLTYSIVAWGLGRSRRQVYQHLCQFLIQGWATLGYSLHFGSDVVLPYSQQSANCFASATPADITLAGGEKIIGSAQGWRGDRLLQHGSILLQPDPTLWQQVFGSTPPSLALPPPENVQAALLNAFAEQWQVSLTPEPLTPAEWQDVKRIATLTAGSTP; this is encoded by the coding sequence ATGTCCGTGGCAGGGGAACGCCACTGGCGCTATATTCCGGCGATCGCCACCACCGGTGCCCTCCAAATGGCCATCGATACGTGGCTGTGGCACCACAGCGATCGCCCTTGCTTGCGCTTTTACACTTGGCAGCCTGCCGCCATTTCCTTGGGGTATCATCAGCGCGACCTCCCAGACCACTGGCGATCGCTGGTCTGGCGAGGGCAGCCCCTGTCTTTAGTGCGGCGACCCACGGGCGGGCGGGCGGTGCTCCACCAAGGGGATCTCACCTACTCGATTGTGGCTTGGGGATTGGGGCGATCGCGCCGTCAGGTATATCAGCACCTGTGCCAGTTTCTTATCCAAGGTTGGGCAACGTTGGGGTATTCCCTGCACTTTGGCAGTGATGTTGTCCTCCCCTACAGCCAACAATCGGCTAACTGCTTTGCCAGCGCCACCCCGGCGGATATTACCCTCGCTGGCGGCGAGAAGATAATCGGCAGTGCCCAAGGCTGGCGGGGCGATCGCCTCCTGCAACACGGTAGCATCCTGCTGCAACCCGACCCGACCCTGTGGCAACAGGTGTTTGGCAGCACGCCCCCTTCCTTGGCGTTACCCCCACCGGAAAACGTGCAAGCGGCTCTTCTCAATGCCTTTGCTGAGCAGTGGCAGGTCAGCTTGACCCCTGAACCCCTCACCCCTGCGGAATGGCAGGACGTTAAAAGAATTGCAACATTGACCGCAGGTTCAACCCCCTAG
- a CDS encoding DUF1345 domain-containing protein, whose amino-acid sequence MRLSQISEWIDQLHVGMRLMLAILLAVMALALTSGWVNLGQRFLFAWDVGITSYLLLLLKMIASVNSLQTQRRSQVGEPKALTILVLVVFTAVASIVATGLLLADTKVPNDPLLTLQVSLATWAVIGAWFLTHTSFALQYARYYYDDNYHTLNDFGYAGGLDFPGEGEPDYLDFMYFSFTISLTSQTSDVAIEERRIRRLVLFHQIVSFFFYSVIVGLVINVIADLW is encoded by the coding sequence ATGCGCCTTAGCCAAATTAGCGAATGGATTGATCAGCTTCACGTGGGGATGCGCCTGATGCTTGCCATCCTCTTAGCTGTCATGGCCCTTGCCCTAACATCTGGTTGGGTCAATTTAGGGCAGCGATTTCTCTTTGCTTGGGATGTTGGCATTACCAGCTACCTGCTCTTGCTGCTCAAGATGATTGCCAGTGTCAATAGCCTGCAAACCCAACGGCGATCGCAGGTGGGGGAACCCAAGGCTCTGACGATTCTGGTGCTAGTTGTGTTTACCGCTGTTGCCAGCATTGTGGCCACCGGCTTACTGTTGGCGGATACCAAAGTGCCGAACGATCCACTGCTGACCTTACAGGTGAGCTTGGCTACATGGGCCGTCATTGGGGCATGGTTTTTAACCCATACCTCCTTTGCGCTACAGTATGCTCGCTACTATTACGATGACAACTACCATACCCTAAACGATTTTGGTTATGCTGGCGGTCTTGACTTTCCGGGGGAAGGGGAACCCGATTACCTTGACTTTATGTACTTTTCCTTTACGATTAGCCTGACCTCCCAAACGTCCGATGTGGCTATCGAGGAGCGCCGCATTCGCCGCCTTGTGCTCTTCCACCAAATTGTGTCGTTCTTTTTCTATAGCGTTATCGTTGGGCTAGTGATTAATGTAATCGCGGATTTGTGGTGA
- the moeB gene encoding molybdopterin-synthase adenylyltransferase MoeB yields the protein MLNPDLATIELTKDDYERYSRHLILPEVGVEGQKRLKAASVLCIGTGGLGSPLLLYLAAAGIGRLGIVDFDVVDSSNLQRQVIHGTSWVGKPKIESAKQRILEINPYCQVDLYETRLSAANALDIAAPYDIVVDGTDNFPTRYLVNDTCVLLNKPNVYGSIFRFEGQATVFNYEGGPNYRDLYPEPPPPGLVPSCAEGGVLGILPGIIGVIQATETIKIILGKGTTLSGRLLLFNALEMKFRELKLRPNPERPVIDKLIDYEEFCGIPQAQAQEAAQMAEIPEMTVQELKQLLDSGATDYVLVDVRNPNEYEIAKIPGAVLVPLPEIENGPGVEKVRQLVNGHRLLVHCKMGGRSAKALGILKQAGIEGINIKGGINAWSQEVDPSVPTY from the coding sequence ATGCTAAATCCTGATCTTGCAACGATTGAACTCACCAAAGATGACTACGAACGCTATTCGCGGCATTTAATTTTGCCGGAAGTGGGCGTTGAGGGTCAAAAACGTCTGAAAGCCGCTAGTGTCCTCTGCATTGGCACCGGTGGGCTGGGGTCTCCCTTACTGCTGTACCTTGCGGCAGCAGGCATTGGTCGCTTGGGCATTGTTGACTTTGATGTGGTGGATAGCTCCAACCTACAACGGCAGGTGATCCACGGTACGTCGTGGGTGGGCAAGCCCAAAATTGAATCGGCCAAGCAGCGTATTCTCGAGATTAATCCCTACTGCCAAGTGGATCTCTACGAAACCCGTTTGAGTGCGGCCAATGCTCTCGATATTGCCGCCCCCTACGATATTGTCGTGGATGGCACCGATAATTTTCCGACCCGCTACTTGGTCAACGATACCTGTGTGCTGCTGAACAAGCCCAACGTTTATGGCTCGATTTTCCGCTTTGAGGGCCAAGCCACGGTATTTAACTACGAAGGGGGGCCGAACTATCGCGATTTGTATCCGGAACCGCCGCCTCCCGGACTCGTGCCTTCCTGTGCAGAAGGGGGCGTGCTGGGTATTTTGCCGGGGATTATTGGCGTGATTCAGGCCACGGAAACCATCAAAATTATTCTCGGGAAAGGTACGACTCTCAGTGGTCGGTTGCTGCTGTTTAATGCCCTTGAGATGAAGTTTCGGGAGCTAAAACTGCGACCCAATCCCGAGCGTCCGGTAATTGATAAGCTGATTGACTACGAAGAGTTTTGTGGTATTCCCCAAGCCCAAGCGCAGGAGGCCGCCCAAATGGCAGAAATTCCAGAGATGACCGTTCAAGAACTCAAACAGCTTCTCGATAGTGGGGCAACGGACTACGTTCTGGTGGATGTACGTAACCCTAATGAGTACGAGATTGCCAAAATTCCGGGAGCGGTTCTAGTGCCCTTGCCCGAAATTGAAAACGGTCCCGGGGTTGAAAAGGTCCGCCAGTTGGTCAATGGCCACCGCCTTCTTGTGCATTGCAAGATGGGGGGGCGCTCTGCCAAGGCGCTGGGTATTCTTAAGCAGGCGGGCATTGAGGGTATTAATATCAAGGGCGGCATCAACGCCTGGAGTCAAGAGGTGGATCCCAGCGTCCCTACCTACTAG
- a CDS encoding transposase has translation MVTRRQTFRLYPNKAQEKALFAARRLHCYLYNACISHRQFEYKHHRKTITYFDQQNLLPAFKAEWPEFAMLHSQALQSTVKRVDLAYQSFFKGLHGKPKFKSIRKYSGWGYPAKSGWKVDSTGKHGTVKLNDLGITVKMRGKAKHWGTPTTLTIVYKPSKHQWFASFTVEVVTPAPKFGSESELSYQSIVAYDLGTETALTLFDGSNFEEIENPRFTHKNEEQVRKVAKQKRRKRAPKKGVKASRRWRKINKRESNLKAKVARQRTDWQHKVTSEIARRYDIGVTEKLNTKGMTRAAKKGSQRRKQKAGLNKSILSVGFGILNRMLSYKIEEKGGLVLQLPTREIKPSQRCPKCGAVHKEWAELGNRYHVCSDCGFEVSRDKGAAMVMYNVATNQQLGVGTTLVSLGCLSSTSETRKHTGSMKQLGQKKRRKSSATVESGVLETPSACAVG, from the coding sequence GTGGTAACGAGAAGACAGACATTTCGACTGTATCCAAACAAGGCGCAAGAAAAAGCCTTGTTTGCGGCACGTCGTTTGCACTGTTATCTCTACAATGCTTGTATCTCGCATCGTCAATTCGAGTATAAGCATCATCGCAAGACGATTACCTACTTTGACCAGCAAAATCTCCTGCCCGCCTTTAAGGCGGAATGGCCAGAATTTGCAATGCTGCACTCGCAAGCACTGCAATCAACGGTGAAACGAGTTGATTTGGCATACCAGTCATTCTTCAAGGGATTGCACGGTAAGCCAAAATTCAAATCGATTCGCAAATACTCAGGATGGGGGTATCCTGCAAAGTCTGGATGGAAAGTTGACAGCACTGGCAAGCATGGAACGGTGAAGCTGAATGATTTGGGTATCACCGTCAAGATGCGCGGAAAGGCAAAACATTGGGGGACTCCAACGACCCTAACCATTGTCTACAAGCCGTCCAAGCACCAGTGGTTTGCATCATTCACTGTTGAGGTTGTCACCCCCGCACCGAAGTTTGGCTCTGAGTCTGAACTGTCGTATCAGTCGATTGTGGCCTATGACTTGGGGACTGAAACGGCTCTGACGTTGTTTGATGGGTCTAACTTTGAGGAAATCGAAAATCCTCGTTTCACCCATAAAAATGAAGAGCAAGTTCGCAAAGTTGCCAAACAAAAACGACGGAAACGCGCTCCAAAGAAAGGGGTCAAGGCTTCACGTCGTTGGCGGAAAATCAACAAACGGGAATCTAATCTAAAAGCTAAGGTTGCACGTCAGCGTACAGACTGGCAACACAAAGTTACTTCAGAGATTGCACGTCGTTATGACATCGGAGTGACTGAAAAGCTGAATACGAAAGGGATGACCCGTGCTGCAAAGAAAGGAAGTCAGCGGAGGAAGCAAAAAGCAGGACTCAACAAATCGATTCTCTCGGTCGGTTTTGGGATTCTCAACAGGATGCTCTCGTACAAGATTGAGGAGAAAGGTGGGTTGGTGTTGCAGCTTCCAACACGCGAAATCAAACCATCGCAGCGTTGTCCTAAGTGTGGAGCCGTTCACAAAGAATGGGCTGAACTTGGCAATCGTTACCACGTTTGTTCTGACTGTGGTTTTGAGGTTTCCAGAGACAAGGGAGCTGCGATGGTGATGTACAACGTTGCAACGAATCAGCAACTGGGGGTTGGAACGACCCTCGTTAGTCTTGGATGTCTTAGCTCTACTTCAGAGACTCGTAAGCATACGGGTTCGATGAAGCAACTAGGGCAGAAGAAGAGACGGAAATCCTCTGCTACGGTGGAATCTGGGGTCTTAGAAACCCCATCCGCCTGTGCGGTGGGGTAG
- the psbC gene encoding photosystem II reaction center protein CP43: MVTLSSNSIFATNRDQESSGFAWWAGNARLINLSGKLLGAHVAHAGLIVFWAGAMTLFELAHFIPEKPMYEQGLILLPHIATLGWGVGPGGEVVDTFPFFVVGVVHLISSAVLGLGGVYHAIRGPETLEEYSSFFGYDWKDKNKMTTILGFHLIVLGIGALLLVAKAMFFGGLYDTWAPGGGDVRVITNPTLDPTVIFGYLLKSPFGGDGWIVSVNNLEDVVGGHIWIGLICIFGGIWHILTKPFGWARRAFIWSGEAYLSYSLGALSMMGFIATCFVWFNNTVYPSEFYGPTGPEASQAQAMTFLIRDQKLGANVGSAQGPTGLGKYLMRSPTGEIIFGGETMRFWDFRGPWLEPLRGPNGLDLNKIKNDIQPWQARRAAEYMTHAPLGSLNSVGGVATEINSVNFVSPRSWLATSHFVLAFFFLVGHLWHAGRARAAAAGFEKGIDRESEPVLSMPTLD; the protein is encoded by the coding sequence GTGGTAACGCTCTCTAGTAACTCTATTTTTGCGACGAATCGCGACCAAGAATCCTCAGGGTTCGCTTGGTGGGCTGGCAACGCCCGCTTAATTAACCTGTCCGGTAAACTGTTGGGCGCACACGTTGCCCATGCTGGCCTGATTGTCTTCTGGGCCGGTGCCATGACCCTGTTTGAACTGGCTCACTTCATCCCCGAAAAGCCCATGTACGAGCAGGGGCTGATTCTGCTGCCCCACATTGCCACCCTCGGCTGGGGGGTTGGCCCCGGCGGTGAAGTGGTGGATACCTTCCCCTTCTTTGTGGTGGGGGTTGTTCACCTCATTTCCTCCGCTGTATTGGGTCTGGGGGGTGTTTATCACGCCATCCGTGGGCCTGAAACCTTAGAGGAGTATTCCTCCTTCTTTGGTTATGACTGGAAAGACAAGAACAAAATGACGACGATCCTTGGGTTTCACCTGATCGTCCTTGGTATTGGTGCCCTGCTGCTGGTGGCCAAGGCCATGTTCTTTGGGGGTCTCTACGACACCTGGGCACCCGGTGGCGGTGATGTACGGGTCATTACCAACCCCACCCTTGACCCCACGGTGATCTTTGGTTACCTGCTCAAGTCGCCCTTTGGCGGTGATGGCTGGATTGTCAGCGTGAATAACCTCGAGGATGTGGTGGGTGGTCACATCTGGATTGGCCTGATCTGCATTTTTGGCGGTATCTGGCACATCCTCACCAAGCCCTTTGGTTGGGCACGTCGCGCCTTCATCTGGTCAGGGGAAGCCTATCTGTCCTACAGCTTAGGTGCCCTCTCGATGATGGGCTTCATTGCCACCTGCTTTGTCTGGTTTAACAATACGGTCTATCCCAGTGAGTTCTATGGCCCCACGGGTCCAGAGGCCTCGCAAGCCCAAGCGATGACGTTCTTGATTCGCGACCAAAAGCTAGGGGCGAATGTCGGCTCGGCACAAGGGCCTACGGGCTTGGGTAAATACCTGATGCGATCGCCTACGGGTGAAATCATCTTTGGTGGTGAGACCATGCGCTTCTGGGATTTCCGGGGGCCATGGCTGGAGCCGCTGCGCGGACCCAATGGTCTTGACCTGAACAAGATCAAAAACGACATTCAGCCTTGGCAAGCTCGCCGTGCTGCTGAGTACATGACCCACGCCCCCTTGGGTTCGCTGAACTCCGTGGGTGGGGTGGCCACCGAAATTAACTCGGTGAACTTTGTGTCGCCCCGCTCGTGGCTAGCCACCTCTCACTTTGTCTTGGCCTTCTTCTTCTTGGTGGGTCATCTGTGGCACGCCGGACGCGCCCGTGCTGCTGCCGCAGGCTTCGAGAAGGGGATTGACCGCGAGAGTGAACCCGTGCTATCGATGCCTACCCTTGACTAG